The following are encoded together in the Streptomyces sp. NBC_00358 genome:
- a CDS encoding response regulator transcription factor, producing MSSAEGDRDTQRILIVDDEPAVRDALKRSLAFEGYDTEVAVDGADALEKATAYQPDLVVLDIQMPRMDGLTAARRMRGAGTTTPILMLTARDTVGDRVTGLDAGADDYLVKPFELDELFARIRALLRRSSYAASAGAVVEDDALTFGDLRMDLSTREVTRAGRPVELTRTEFTLLEMFLAHPRQVLTREQILKAVWGFDFEPSSNSLDVYVMYLRRKTEAGGEPRLVHTVRGVGYVLRAGGAE from the coding sequence ATGAGCTCCGCCGAAGGCGACCGTGACACCCAGCGCATCCTGATCGTCGACGACGAGCCGGCCGTGCGCGACGCACTCAAGCGCAGCCTCGCCTTCGAGGGGTACGACACCGAGGTCGCGGTCGACGGCGCGGACGCCCTGGAGAAGGCGACGGCCTACCAGCCCGACCTGGTCGTCCTCGACATCCAGATGCCGCGCATGGACGGCCTCACCGCGGCCCGCCGGATGCGCGGCGCGGGCACGACCACGCCGATCCTCATGCTGACAGCCCGTGACACGGTCGGTGACCGGGTCACGGGCCTGGACGCCGGCGCGGACGACTACCTCGTCAAGCCCTTCGAGCTCGACGAACTCTTCGCCCGCATCCGCGCGTTGCTGCGGCGCAGCTCGTACGCGGCGTCGGCGGGCGCCGTCGTCGAGGACGACGCGCTGACCTTCGGCGACCTGCGCATGGACCTGTCGACGCGCGAGGTCACCCGGGCGGGGCGCCCGGTGGAGCTCACCCGCACCGAGTTCACCCTGCTGGAGATGTTCCTGGCCCACCCGCGCCAGGTCCTCACCCGCGAGCAGATCCTCAAGGCCGTCTGGGGCTTCGACTTCGAGCCGTCGTCGAACTCCCTCGACGTCTACGTCATGTACCTGCGCCGCAAGACGGAGGCGGGCGGCGAGCCGCGCCTGGTCCACACGGTCCGCGGCGTGGGATACGTACTGCGGGCCGGCGGCGCGGAGTGA
- a CDS encoding S1C family serine protease, which yields MTESFRRSGEYPQGDDHGSAYPEQQSHHSAPVNPEWPPPPAYDPAAPVHVEPGTTVWPGSGHGGSGGDGGHGAGPYAGHPGPDPVGSTAAFASAAPGHPEPPASATGKRRAKGPFALLAAVAIVAAAIGGGTAYAFQELTGNDTVATSSTTSANVVPTSQRGTVSGVAKAVSPSIVEIGATSNAGSSTGSGVIITTGGEIVTNNHVVSGASAIKVQLNDGKSYTASVVGTDSKKDLALIKLDNAPSGLKPATLGNSDGVRVGDQVVAIGSPEGLTGTVTSGIVSALDRDVTVSTDESQGQQQQQGSGGSGSGDQWPFEFGGRQFNGDTGSSTTTYKALQTDASLNPGNSGGALIDMNGNIVGINSAMYSAASDSSSSSSSAGSVGLGFAIPINTVKSDLATLRAGGSNG from the coding sequence ATGACCGAGAGCTTCCGCCGCAGCGGCGAGTACCCCCAGGGCGACGACCACGGGTCCGCGTACCCCGAGCAGCAGTCGCATCACTCCGCCCCCGTGAATCCCGAGTGGCCTCCACCGCCGGCGTACGACCCGGCCGCGCCGGTCCACGTCGAGCCGGGCACCACCGTGTGGCCGGGCTCCGGGCACGGTGGCAGCGGCGGGGACGGCGGCCACGGTGCCGGCCCCTACGCCGGCCATCCCGGCCCCGACCCGGTCGGCTCCACCGCGGCCTTCGCCTCGGCGGCCCCCGGTCATCCGGAGCCCCCCGCGAGCGCCACCGGCAAGCGGCGCGCCAAGGGGCCGTTCGCCCTGCTCGCCGCCGTGGCGATCGTCGCGGCCGCGATCGGCGGCGGTACCGCGTACGCCTTCCAGGAGCTGACCGGCAACGACACCGTCGCCACCTCCAGCACCACCAGCGCCAACGTGGTGCCCACCAGCCAGCGCGGCACGGTCTCCGGCGTCGCCAAGGCGGTCAGCCCGAGCATCGTCGAGATCGGCGCGACCTCGAACGCGGGCTCGTCCACCGGCTCGGGCGTGATCATCACGACCGGCGGCGAGATCGTCACCAACAACCACGTCGTCTCGGGCGCCTCCGCGATCAAGGTGCAGCTGAACGACGGCAAGTCCTACACCGCGAGCGTCGTCGGTACCGACAGCAAGAAGGACCTCGCGCTGATCAAGCTGGACAACGCGCCCTCCGGCCTGAAGCCCGCGACGCTCGGCAACTCCGACGGCGTCCGGGTCGGCGACCAGGTCGTCGCGATCGGCTCCCCCGAGGGCCTGACCGGCACCGTCACCAGCGGCATCGTCTCCGCCCTCGACCGTGACGTGACCGTCTCCACCGACGAGAGCCAGGGCCAGCAGCAACAGCAGGGCAGCGGCGGCAGCGGCAGCGGCGACCAGTGGCCGTTCGAGTTCGGCGGCCGCCAGTTCAACGGCGACACCGGTTCCTCCACCACGACGTACAAGGCCCTCCAGACCGACGCCTCGCTCAACCCGGGCAACTCCGGCGGCGCGCTCATCGACATGAACGGCAACATCGTCGGCATCAACTCCGCGATGTACTCGGCCGCTTCGGACTCCTCGTCGTCCTCGTCGAGCGCGGGCAGCGTCGGCCTCGGCTTCGCCATCCCGATCAACACCGTCAAGTCCGACCTGGCCACGCTGCGGGCCGGCGGATCCAACGGCTGA
- a CDS encoding trypsin-like serine protease, with amino-acid sequence MIPALRDRWRRPATALPAAALALALTCAGALAAQPATAAGDPAGPPGASVARSSSAPSPTASDKELRHRVVEAAKTQATPGTAPKKTPFIIGGTETTISSAPWMVQLSYYDSTAQVGYFCGGTLVAPNKVLTAAHCVAGLDWADNGAVVAGATGLLDDTNGTVAGVHRQWNHPHFNSATLQNDIAVLTLDRPLEQQWQKLVAAGDSASYKAGNSATVYGWGLTSGASDADLSANLRKVTLPLVSDSTCNSAMNSVLGEDDFVEGSMFCAGTPATGVDEGTKSPCNGDSGGPVIVGGKVVGIVSWGVSGCTAKGAYPVFTKVSSYTWAAQPRIDDTDLTFDGRADLLERTPSGGLFEQDSKGTSLTARAYQGNNWQNAGWVLQADLDRDFYQDLIMRDKGDGKLYRSYLNHSTGQFEWMQISSVWGGYKSYAVPGDLTGDSRPDLVAVDADGSVYLYPGKGTGQFYGRVKIVDKAWKNVRIFGHGDLSGDGRADLLVRNSSGVLYLYRGTQVEKTPFSARVQARTGWNFTSYVANGDVTGDGIADVVTRDSGGTLWLYPGTGKASSSLFGTRKSLGTGFNQYNLLF; translated from the coding sequence GTGATACCTGCCCTGCGCGACCGCTGGAGACGCCCCGCCACGGCGTTGCCGGCGGCCGCTCTCGCGCTGGCGCTGACCTGCGCCGGCGCCCTCGCGGCACAGCCCGCCACCGCCGCCGGTGATCCGGCCGGACCGCCCGGCGCGAGCGTCGCCCGGTCCTCGTCGGCACCCTCGCCGACCGCCTCCGACAAGGAGCTGCGCCACCGCGTCGTCGAAGCCGCCAAGACGCAGGCGACTCCCGGCACGGCTCCCAAGAAGACGCCGTTCATCATCGGCGGCACCGAGACGACGATCTCCTCCGCGCCGTGGATGGTCCAGCTCTCCTACTACGACAGCACGGCGCAGGTCGGCTACTTCTGCGGCGGCACCCTCGTCGCCCCGAACAAGGTCCTGACGGCGGCCCACTGCGTCGCGGGTCTGGACTGGGCGGACAACGGCGCGGTGGTCGCCGGTGCCACCGGTCTGCTGGACGACACGAACGGCACCGTCGCGGGCGTCCACCGCCAGTGGAACCACCCGCACTTCAACAGCGCGACCCTCCAGAACGACATCGCGGTCCTCACCCTGGACCGTCCTCTGGAGCAGCAGTGGCAGAAGCTGGTGGCCGCGGGCGACAGCGCCTCGTACAAGGCCGGCAACTCCGCCACCGTCTACGGCTGGGGCCTGACCTCCGGCGCCTCGGACGCCGACCTGTCGGCGAACCTGCGCAAGGTCACTCTGCCGCTCGTCTCCGACTCCACCTGCAACAGCGCGATGAACTCGGTCCTCGGTGAGGACGACTTCGTCGAGGGCTCCATGTTCTGTGCGGGCACCCCGGCGACCGGCGTCGACGAGGGCACCAAGAGCCCGTGCAACGGTGACTCCGGCGGTCCGGTGATCGTCGGCGGCAAGGTCGTCGGCATCGTCTCGTGGGGTGTCTCCGGCTGCACCGCGAAGGGCGCCTACCCGGTGTTCACCAAGGTGTCGTCGTACACCTGGGCCGCCCAGCCCCGCATCGACGACACGGACCTGACCTTCGACGGCCGCGCCGACCTGCTGGAGCGCACGCCCTCGGGTGGTCTGTTCGAGCAGGACAGCAAGGGCACCTCGCTGACCGCCCGCGCCTACCAGGGCAACAACTGGCAGAACGCCGGCTGGGTCCTCCAGGCCGATCTGGACCGGGACTTCTACCAGGACCTGATCATGCGGGACAAGGGTGACGGCAAGCTCTACCGCAGCTACCTGAACCACAGCACGGGCCAGTTCGAGTGGATGCAGATCAGCTCGGTGTGGGGCGGCTACAAGTCGTACGCCGTCCCCGGCGACCTGACCGGCGACTCCCGCCCCGACCTGGTCGCGGTGGACGCCGACGGCTCGGTCTACCTCTACCCGGGCAAGGGCACCGGCCAGTTCTACGGCCGGGTCAAGATCGTCGACAAGGCGTGGAAGAACGTCAGGATCTTCGGCCACGGCGACCTGTCCGGCGACGGCCGCGCCGACCTGCTGGTCCGCAACAGCTCGGGCGTCCTGTACCTCTACCGCGGCACGCAGGTCGAGAAGACCCCGTTCTCCGCGCGCGTCCAGGCCCGTACGGGCTGGAACTTCACCTCGTACGTGGCCAACGGCGATGTGACCGGCGACGGCATCGCGGATGTCGTCACCCGTGACTCGGGCGGCACGCTCTGGCTCTACCCCGGCACCGGCAAGGCCTCCAGCAGCCTCTTCGGCACCCGCAAGAGCCTCGGCACCGGCTTCAACCAGTACAACCTGCTGTTCTAG
- a CDS encoding LacI family DNA-binding transcriptional regulator: protein MAKVTRDDVARLAGTSTAVVSYVINNGPRPVAPATRERVLAAIKELGYRPDRVAQAMASRKTELIGLIVPDARQPFFGEMAHAVEQAAAERGKMVLVGNSDYIAEREVHYLRAFLGMRVSGLILVSHALNDHAAAEIDAWDARVVLLHERPEAIDDVAVVTDDIGGAQLATRHLLEHGYEYVACLGGTAETPAVGDPVSDHVEGWRRAMQEAGKPTEGRLFEAPYNRYDAYQVGLELLAGPHRPPAIFCSTDDQAIGVLRAARELRIDVPGQLAVAGFDDVKEAALTDPPLTTIASDRSAMARAAVDLVLDDGLRVPGSRRERLKLFPSRLVLRQSCGCQ from the coding sequence GTGGCCAAGGTGACTAGGGATGATGTAGCGCGACTGGCGGGTACGTCCACCGCCGTCGTCAGCTATGTCATCAACAACGGACCCCGGCCGGTCGCCCCGGCCACGCGCGAGCGTGTTCTCGCCGCGATCAAGGAGCTGGGGTACCGGCCCGACCGGGTCGCCCAGGCCATGGCCTCGCGGAAGACCGAGCTCATAGGCCTGATCGTGCCGGACGCGCGCCAGCCCTTCTTCGGGGAGATGGCGCACGCCGTCGAACAGGCCGCCGCCGAGCGCGGGAAAATGGTCCTGGTCGGCAACTCCGACTACATCGCCGAGCGCGAGGTCCACTATCTGCGGGCCTTCCTCGGCATGCGGGTCTCCGGGCTGATCCTCGTCAGCCACGCGCTGAACGACCACGCGGCCGCCGAGATCGACGCCTGGGACGCCCGGGTGGTGCTCCTGCACGAGCGCCCCGAGGCGATCGACGACGTGGCCGTCGTCACCGACGACATAGGGGGCGCCCAGCTCGCCACCCGGCACCTTCTGGAGCACGGGTACGAGTACGTGGCCTGTCTCGGCGGCACGGCCGAGACGCCCGCCGTCGGCGACCCCGTCTCCGACCACGTCGAGGGCTGGCGCCGCGCGATGCAGGAGGCCGGCAAGCCGACCGAGGGCCGCCTCTTCGAGGCCCCCTACAACCGGTACGACGCCTACCAGGTCGGCCTGGAGCTGCTCGCCGGGCCGCACCGGCCGCCGGCGATCTTCTGCTCCACTGACGACCAGGCCATCGGTGTCCTGCGCGCCGCGCGCGAACTGCGCATCGACGTGCCGGGGCAGCTCGCGGTCGCCGGGTTCGACGACGTCAAGGAAGCGGCCCTCACCGACCCTCCTCTGACAACGATCGCATCGGACCGCTCGGCGATGGCCAGAGCGGCCGTGGACCTCGTCCTGGACGACGGGCTGCGGGTGCCCGGGTCCCGCCGCGAGCGGCTGAAGCTGTTCCCCTCCCGGCTGGTGCTACGCCAGTCCTGCGGCTGCCAGTAG
- a CDS encoding response regulator transcription factor, with protein MSSLLLLTNALQPSTEVLPALGLLLHNVRVAPAEGPALVDTPGADVILIDGRRDLPQVRSLCQLLRSTGPGCPLILVVTEGGLAAVTADWGIDDVLLDTAGPAEVEARLRLAMGRQQIVNDDSPMEIRNGDLSVDEATYSAKLKGRVLDLTFKEFELLKYLAQHPGRVFTRAQLLQEVWGYDYFGGTRTVDVHVRRLRAKLGPEHESLIGTVRNVGYRFVTPEKVDRAADEAKAKAAQPKPEDADETAHLDGPAPAQAAVEPQEAAVRPAQR; from the coding sequence ATGAGTTCTCTGTTGCTCCTCACGAACGCCCTTCAGCCGTCGACGGAGGTGCTTCCCGCGCTCGGCCTGCTGCTGCACAACGTGCGCGTGGCTCCGGCCGAAGGCCCAGCTCTCGTCGACACCCCCGGTGCCGACGTCATCCTGATCGACGGACGACGCGATCTCCCGCAGGTCCGCAGCCTGTGCCAGTTGCTGCGCTCCACGGGACCCGGCTGTCCGCTCATCCTCGTCGTGACGGAGGGCGGCCTCGCGGCCGTCACCGCCGACTGGGGCATCGACGACGTCCTCCTCGACACCGCCGGTCCGGCCGAGGTGGAGGCGCGCCTGCGTCTCGCCATGGGCCGCCAGCAGATCGTCAACGACGACTCCCCGATGGAGATCCGCAACGGCGACCTCTCCGTGGACGAGGCGACGTACAGCGCCAAGCTCAAGGGCCGGGTCCTCGACCTCACCTTCAAGGAGTTCGAGCTCCTGAAGTACCTCGCGCAGCACCCGGGCCGCGTCTTCACCCGCGCCCAGTTGCTCCAGGAGGTCTGGGGCTACGACTACTTCGGCGGTACGCGGACGGTCGACGTACACGTACGGCGACTGCGCGCGAAGCTCGGGCCCGAGCACGAGTCGCTGATCGGAACCGTCCGGAACGTCGGTTATCGATTCGTTACCCCGGAGAAGGTGGACCGCGCCGCGGACGAGGCGAAGGCCAAGGCTGCCCAGCCAAAGCCGGAGGATGCGGACGAGACGGCGCACCTGGACGGCCCCGCCCCGGCGCAAGCCGCGGTAGAGCCGCAGGAAGCCGCCGTACGCCCTGCCCAGAGGTAG
- a CDS encoding alpha/beta hydrolase, which produces MSSGPAGQVTRSFKSPRLETTSRAPSRRFLRTVDGVTIDAAYDPGTESSGDLAFIVAHGFTGDLDRPHVRRAAGVLARRGAVVTFSFRGHGRSGGRSTVGDREVHDLAAAVAWARELGHTRIVTVGFSMGGSVVLRHAALHAEKGREPGGEPVPGREHEGRTGARTDAVVSVSAPARWYYRGTAPMRRLHWLVTRPEGRIVGRLGLRTRIDHRDWDPVPRSPVECVPHIAPTPLLVVHGDRDGYFPVDHPRMLAEASGGHAELWLEHGMGHAENAAPDDLLTRIGDWAVTHAG; this is translated from the coding sequence ATGAGCTCAGGTCCGGCAGGTCAAGTGACGCGATCTTTCAAGAGTCCACGCCTTGAGACAACGTCGCGTGCCCCTTCGCGGAGGTTTCTGCGCACGGTCGACGGGGTGACGATCGATGCGGCGTACGACCCCGGAACGGAGTCGTCAGGTGACCTCGCGTTCATCGTCGCCCATGGATTCACGGGTGATCTGGACCGGCCGCACGTCCGCCGCGCGGCAGGCGTCCTCGCCCGCAGGGGGGCGGTGGTCACCTTCTCCTTCCGCGGTCACGGCCGGTCGGGCGGCCGTTCCACGGTCGGCGACCGAGAGGTCCACGATCTGGCGGCGGCGGTCGCCTGGGCGCGTGAACTCGGGCACACCCGGATCGTGACCGTCGGCTTCTCGATGGGCGGCTCGGTGGTGCTGCGGCACGCCGCGCTCCACGCGGAGAAGGGCCGGGAGCCCGGTGGTGAGCCGGTGCCCGGCCGGGAGCACGAGGGGCGCACAGGGGCGCGTACGGACGCGGTGGTGTCGGTGAGCGCGCCGGCCCGTTGGTACTACCGGGGCACGGCCCCCATGCGGCGGCTGCACTGGCTGGTGACCCGCCCGGAGGGCCGGATCGTGGGCCGGCTGGGTCTGCGGACCCGGATCGACCACCGCGACTGGGACCCGGTGCCGCGGTCCCCGGTCGAGTGCGTCCCGCACATCGCGCCGACCCCGCTCCTCGTCGTCCACGGCGACCGGGACGGCTACTTCCCCGTCGACCACCCGCGGATGCTGGCCGAGGCCTCCGGCGGCCACGCCGAACTGTGGCTGGAGCACGGCATGGGGCACGCCGAGAACGCCGCCCCCGACGACCTGCTCACCCGTATCGGGGACTGGGCCGTCACCCACGCGGGCTAG
- a CDS encoding MoaD/ThiS family protein → MAKGTVRYWAAAKAAAGVGEEPYDAGTLAEVLDAARERHPGELVRVLRRCSFLIDGDPVGTRGHETVRLAEGGTVEVLPPFAGG, encoded by the coding sequence ATGGCAAAGGGCACGGTGCGTTACTGGGCCGCCGCCAAGGCCGCGGCAGGCGTCGGCGAGGAGCCGTACGACGCGGGCACGCTCGCCGAGGTGCTCGACGCGGCCCGCGAACGACACCCCGGCGAACTCGTCCGCGTCCTGCGGCGATGCTCGTTCCTGATCGACGGTGATCCCGTGGGGACCCGCGGGCATGAGACGGTACGGCTGGCCGAGGGCGGCACGGTCGAGGTGCTCCCGCCGTTCGCAGGAGGGTGA
- a CDS encoding LmeA family phospholipid-binding protein: protein MRALRISLILLVVLGGLFVLADRVAVGFAEDEAAGRIKSAEGLAATPDVSIGGFPFLTQVVGGELDDVKIGIKNYEASTGSSAGTIRIDDLNAEMRGVAFDGGYSSATAGSATGTASISYAELLKAAKSGPEDVAPGVTAQVIGLSDGGNGKIKVTVSGTVLGAKLPEPVSVLSSVTVSGDTVKVHADSLPKLGVQLAEGRIRSITDFQQKIEQLPGGIKLDKVEAAPTGVEISVKGSDVRLVG, encoded by the coding sequence ATGCGCGCACTGCGAATAAGCCTGATTCTGCTGGTCGTTCTCGGCGGTCTGTTCGTGCTCGCCGACCGGGTGGCGGTCGGGTTCGCGGAGGACGAGGCGGCCGGCCGGATCAAGAGCGCCGAGGGACTCGCGGCCACCCCCGACGTGTCCATCGGGGGCTTTCCGTTCCTCACCCAGGTCGTCGGCGGCGAGCTCGACGACGTGAAGATCGGCATCAAGAACTACGAGGCGTCGACGGGCTCCTCCGCCGGCACCATCCGCATCGACGACCTCAACGCCGAGATGCGCGGCGTCGCCTTCGACGGCGGCTACAGCTCCGCCACCGCCGGCAGTGCCACCGGCACCGCGTCGATCTCGTACGCCGAGCTGCTCAAGGCCGCGAAGTCCGGGCCCGAGGACGTGGCGCCCGGCGTCACGGCCCAGGTCATCGGCCTCTCGGACGGCGGCAACGGCAAGATCAAGGTCACCGTCTCGGGGACCGTCCTGGGCGCCAAGCTGCCCGAGCCGGTCTCGGTGCTCAGTTCCGTCACCGTCTCCGGTGACACCGTGAAGGTGCACGCCGACTCGCTGCCCAAGCTGGGTGTCCAGCTCGCCGAGGGCCGGATCCGCTCGATCACCGACTTCCAGCAGAAGATCGAGCAGCTGCCCGGCGGCATCAAGCTCGACAAGGTCGAGGCGGCCCCGACGGGCGTCGAGATCTCGGTGAAGGGTTCGGACGTCCGGCTCGTCGGGTAG
- a CDS encoding putative leader peptide yields the protein MKRQADLTKRRAVDLCRVAAMLCRTF from the coding sequence ATGAAGCGACAGGCGGACCTCACGAAGCGGCGGGCAGTAGACCTGTGCCGCGTCGCCGCCATGCTCTGTCGCACCTTCTGA
- a CDS encoding sulfurtransferase, translating to MSRSDVLVDADWVQDHLDDPNVAVVEVDEDTSAYEKNHIKNAIRIDWTKDLQDPVRRDFIDQEGFEELLSSKGIGNDTLVVLYGGNNNWFASYAYWYFKLYGHENVKLLDGGRKKWELDSRDLVDGSQIPDRTATAYRAKAQNTSIRAFRDDVVAAIGSQNLVDVRSPDEFSGKLLAPAHLPQEQSQRPGHVPSARNIPWSKNANDDGTFKSDDELKELYAGEQVDLAKDTIAYCRIGERSALTWFVLHELLGVQNVKNYDGSWTEYGSLVGVPIELGANK from the coding sequence ATGAGCCGCAGTGACGTCCTGGTAGACGCCGACTGGGTCCAGGACCACCTGGACGACCCGAACGTGGCCGTCGTCGAGGTCGACGAGGACACGTCGGCGTACGAGAAGAACCACATCAAGAACGCCATCCGGATCGACTGGACCAAGGACCTCCAGGACCCGGTCCGCCGTGACTTCATCGACCAGGAGGGCTTCGAGGAGCTCCTCTCCTCGAAGGGCATCGGCAACGACACGCTGGTCGTGCTCTACGGCGGCAACAACAACTGGTTCGCGTCCTACGCCTACTGGTACTTCAAGCTCTACGGCCACGAGAACGTGAAGCTGCTCGACGGCGGCCGCAAGAAGTGGGAGCTCGACTCCCGCGACCTGGTCGACGGCTCGCAGATCCCCGACCGCACCGCCACCGCCTACAGGGCCAAGGCCCAGAACACCTCGATCCGCGCCTTCCGCGACGACGTCGTCGCCGCGATCGGTTCGCAGAACCTGGTCGACGTCCGGTCGCCCGACGAGTTCAGCGGCAAGCTGCTCGCCCCGGCGCACCTGCCGCAGGAGCAGTCGCAGCGTCCGGGCCACGTCCCGAGCGCCCGCAACATCCCGTGGTCGAAGAACGCCAACGACGACGGCACCTTCAAGTCGGACGACGAGCTCAAGGAGCTCTACGCCGGCGAGCAGGTCGACCTGGCCAAGGACACGATCGCCTACTGCCGCATCGGTGAGCGTTCCGCGCTCACCTGGTTCGTCCTGCACGAGCTCCTCGGTGTGCAGAACGTCAAGAACTACGACGGCTCGTGGACCGAGTACGGCTCCCTCGTCGGCGTGCCGATCGAGCTCGGCGCCAACAAGTAA
- a CDS encoding DUF1416 domain-containing protein: protein MCGAKAGGPDASTIKPGETTIQGQVTRDGEPVTGYVRLLDSTGEFTAEVPTSATGQFRFYAAEGTWTVRALVPGGTADRTVVAQTGGLAEVAIAV from the coding sequence ATGTGTGGAGCGAAGGCCGGCGGCCCGGACGCCTCGACGATCAAGCCCGGTGAGACCACGATCCAGGGTCAGGTGACCCGCGACGGCGAACCGGTGACGGGCTACGTCCGTCTGCTGGACTCGACCGGCGAGTTCACGGCGGAGGTCCCCACGTCCGCGACGGGTCAGTTCCGCTTCTACGCGGCCGAGGGCACCTGGACCGTCCGCGCGCTGGTCCCCGGTGGCACCGCCGACCGCACGGTCGTCGCCCAGACGGGCGGCCTCGCCGAGGTCGCGATCGCCGTCTGA
- a CDS encoding DUF3099 domain-containing protein yields the protein MYARRRHLYFAMMGTCIVLFVLAWGVVRLWSVPAAVAMCVVAMVIPPVAAMVANRRGPEDRWWDDPSGDPKSDEWWDELDGKKRRQP from the coding sequence ATGTACGCGCGCAGGCGTCATCTGTACTTCGCCATGATGGGGACGTGCATCGTGCTGTTCGTCCTCGCCTGGGGAGTCGTACGGTTGTGGTCGGTCCCCGCGGCGGTCGCGATGTGTGTGGTCGCCATGGTGATTCCGCCGGTGGCCGCGATGGTGGCCAACCGGCGGGGACCGGAGGACCGGTGGTGGGACGACCCGTCCGGGGACCCGAAGTCCGACGAGTGGTGGGACGAGCTGGACGGCAAGAAACGGCGGCAGCCGTAG
- a CDS encoding VOC family protein, which yields MSRTRLSTVVLDAPDAHELAGFYRRLLGYEVRAEEPDWVLIGPPFGGVALAFETEPHYTPPVWPAGPGDQRMMLHLDIEVDDLAEETEHAVEQGARLAEHQPQEDVRVLFDPAGHPFCLWVDTRARRRRGQ from the coding sequence ATGTCGCGTACGAGGTTGTCCACCGTGGTGCTCGACGCGCCCGACGCCCATGAACTGGCCGGTTTCTACCGGCGGCTGCTCGGATACGAGGTGCGCGCCGAGGAGCCCGACTGGGTACTGATCGGTCCGCCGTTCGGCGGGGTCGCGCTCGCCTTCGAGACCGAGCCGCACTACACGCCGCCGGTATGGCCCGCGGGCCCCGGCGACCAGCGGATGATGCTCCATCTCGACATCGAGGTCGACGACCTCGCCGAGGAGACCGAACACGCAGTGGAGCAGGGCGCCCGGCTCGCCGAGCACCAGCCCCAGGAGGACGTACGCGTGCTGTTCGACCCGGCGGGCCACCCCTTCTGCCTCTGGGTGGACACCCGCGCGCGGCGCAGACGCGGTCAGTAG
- a CDS encoding DsrE family protein, whose translation MANKLVIKVTAGADAPERCSQAFTVAAVAVASGVEVSLWLTGESAWFALPGRAAEFELPHAAPLPDLIDSILAAGRITLCTQCAARRDITEKDVLDGVRIAGAQVFVQEAMADGTQALVY comes from the coding sequence ATGGCGAACAAGCTCGTGATCAAGGTGACGGCGGGGGCCGATGCCCCGGAGCGCTGCTCACAGGCGTTCACCGTCGCGGCGGTGGCCGTGGCCAGTGGCGTGGAGGTCTCCCTCTGGCTGACCGGGGAGTCCGCGTGGTTCGCGCTGCCGGGCCGCGCCGCCGAGTTCGAACTGCCGCACGCCGCGCCGCTGCCCGATCTGATCGACTCGATCCTGGCGGCCGGGCGCATCACCCTGTGCACCCAGTGCGCGGCCCGCCGCGACATCACCGAGAAGGACGTCCTCGACGGCGTGCGGATCGCGGGCGCGCAGGTGTTCGTGCAGGAGGCGATGGCGGACGGGACGCAGGCGCTGGTCTACTGA